The region TTACCTTACAAATAAATATATTAGGAGATTATCTATAATGGAAAGTAAAACAGGAAAAGTGAAATGTTACGACAGGGAAAAAGGTTTTGGGTTCATCTCACCAGATAATGGGATTGAGGAGTTATTTGTTCATTTTAGTTCTATTTATAACTCCAACTCTTTAAAAGTAGGTCAGGAAGTTTCTTATATAGAATATAAAGGTCATAAAGGGCCTCAAGCAGAATATGTCATGCTACTCTAACTATGCAGCTGGTATAAAAGCATTTCTCTACTATTTTGAATTGACTTTTTCTCTTTTTAGATGAATATCCTATACACATTTAATTAACATATTTGATACTAAAAAGCCTTTTAGTAGTGGCTTTTACAGCTTATAAATTGTAAGTTATTGAATAGTCATAAAATAACGGATTTGTGGAGCATTATTTACTTAACATAATGTCAGTTATGGGAAATAAAAAAGTGTCTTTTAGCAAATAGGGACATCTTTTTTATTATTTAAGGTAAACTTTTCTAGAAAGCTAATCGTTAACAATCCGTATTTTTAGACTTATGAAGAGGAGGAGGAACTAACCAGCCTTTTTCTCTATTAACTTTATTCGTATTATCCTAACGTTCTAAGATCTTTTGCTAGATAACATGGAGGGATTAAAGATGGAATTTCATGCAAGCAGATTATGTGTGACCAACTTTCAAGACTGTCTCAGATTCTACAGGGATATCCTTGGATTTGAGGAGTGACATGACGATGAACAGCAATACGCATATTTTGAGAAAGCAAACATCGCTCTCTTCTCTCAAGAGAAAATGGCTGAGGCACTTTTTCAGGAATATCAACTGGATGAAACTACTTCACAAATGAAATTTGTAATTCAACTTGAAGTCCCAGACGTTGACATATATTACAACAATTTAAAAGATAAAAGTGTTGGATTTATCAATAAACCTCATGATAGAAAAGACTAGGGATCCCGTGTTGCACATTTTTATGATCCTGAAAAAAATATAATAGAAATATATAAGGGAAAATAAAGGAAGGTGAAAGAGAACTTCTCTTTCACCTTCCTCTATGCCTAATACCTAGAATTGTGATTATGTTAACTAATCTCTTATATGATAT is a window of Priestia aryabhattai DNA encoding:
- a CDS encoding cold-shock protein → MESKTGKVKCYDREKGFGFISPDNGIEELFVHFSSIYNSNSLKVGQEVSYIEYKGHKGPQAEYVMLL